CACACGCCATATAGAGTTCCTGTGCATAGATGCCCGCTTCAATATGAGACGATGCACAAAAATTCTCCGCATAAATTAATACTACCATATTCGCACCTGCGATAAAACGCTGTTCTAAAAGTAAGTGGAGTATTTCAGAGATAAAATTACCGTTCACGGCACATTTTCCGTTTAGATACACACCACATTGCATAGTATGTGCCTGAAGAACGACAGGTATGATTTCTAATGAGTCCGGAATGTTCAAACACATCAATTCCATTATTGTATCATCGCTCATTTGATTTGGATCGAACTCTCTGGCACTGCGACGGGTGAGATTGAAGGACTCAAATTTCTCATATCCATGGGTTGTCGGTATGCTGATATAGGGCGGTGTTGCTTTGAGGGTTGAGATTAAAGATGGAAGTGACTCAGAATAGTCGGTCGGCTGAACTCTCATCATAGGCTTGTGCAACGGTTTGACGGGACGTATCGAATTCTCACCGATTCCATAAACGGCGGCTATAAACTCTTCATCTCCCATCCCCATCAAGCGATTAAGGTCTTCCTTCGGAGACATTTTTGTAAGTTCTAATCCAAAATGTCGTACGGATGTACTTAAAGCAGCAATCTGATGCCCTAAGTCGAGATAGAGATATCGCCAAGAACGGAGTCCGTATTTCCAACTGGATCGAAAAGGGACAAGCGAGAGCATCACGATTGCTCCGCTGAAGCGAGTTTGCATTCCGAGGTAGGGTTCTAGCCCCTCCCCTGCAA
This genomic window from Sulfuricurvum sp. contains:
- a CDS encoding nitroreductase family protein; this translates as MTYSYNFEVREQTLLTPQWVANQKSFLDWDTQPASFKHYPHFCYRVRLSDHPSLQWLLHTRFINDERLVAHKPYRRLNVPSAGNLHPIEIYVQLRNIPGILSGIYHLDVLSMELVMIAEIAGEGLEPYLGMQTRFSGAIVMLSLVPFRSSWKYGLRSWRYLYLDLGHQIAALSTSVRHFGLELTKMSPKEDLNRLMGMGDEEFIAAVYGIGENSIRPVKPLHKPMMRVQPTDYSESLPSLISTLKATPPYISIPTTHGYEKFESFNLTRRSAREFDPNQMSDDTIMELMCLNIPDSLEIIPVVLQAHTMQCGVYLNGKCAVNGNFISEILHLLLEQRFIAGANMVVLIYAENFCASSHIEAGIYAQELYMAC